In Deltaproteobacteria bacterium, the DNA window AGGGTTGCTCCTTACGGAAACGGCTCACCCCAAGAATGGTGAATCCCAGCACGTTTCCGTGCTCGTCTACGCGCGCCATCACGGCATCATGCGCGGTCTCTCGCATATACCCTGGGGCATCCCGAAACTGCACTTCGAGAAAATCGCCTTCGGGATCGAACCAGACTTTTACTTTTTCGG includes these proteins:
- a CDS encoding DUF2283 domain-containing protein, with protein sequence MAEKVKVWFDPEGDFLEVQFRDAPGYMRETAHDAVMARVDEHGNVLGFTILGVSRFRKEQPLEAEFTVDHDRPPQ